Proteins from one Bartonella sp. HY328 genomic window:
- a CDS encoding tetratricopeptide repeat protein: MTVIQELPVEIEQQVTDFLSKAGELARSGNIALSIEYGLEAWDLIPEPKETWMMYPQIMSINMANKYANIGNSEEFAKWIDIAFKMYHTPEKTELSVLSTAGKGYLKLEDYEKAYQAFHRTYEIYGKGAFRGEDLNQYKFMLYYEGEKQKAVLDKNVIKTYLIENGLISSAKTPEVVDELEDDELPDDIYEEVENLSEQGEELFDNKQIDAAIKTWQQALNLLPKPQQKWAASLWLYAALGDAYQSKGDYQEALSYFERGYQSAEGYLNPYILYSIGTNLYDLNRRDEATDYLLRAYMLEGDEIFDEDGEIYLNYLKEQKLIK, from the coding sequence ATGACTGTGATACAAGAACTCCCTGTCGAAATTGAACAGCAAGTTACTGACTTTTTAAGTAAAGCTGGGGAATTAGCGCGTAGTGGAAATATCGCTTTAAGCATAGAATATGGCCTTGAAGCTTGGGATCTTATTCCTGAGCCTAAAGAGACGTGGATGATGTATCCGCAAATAATGTCAATCAATATGGCTAATAAATATGCCAATATCGGTAATTCTGAAGAATTTGCCAAGTGGATTGATATTGCTTTTAAAATGTATCACACCCCAGAAAAAACCGAGCTATCTGTTTTGAGTACCGCAGGTAAAGGCTATCTCAAGCTTGAGGATTATGAAAAAGCCTATCAAGCATTTCATCGCACCTATGAAATATATGGCAAAGGTGCTTTTAGAGGTGAAGATTTAAATCAATATAAATTCATGCTTTATTATGAAGGCGAAAAGCAAAAGGCAGTTTTGGATAAAAATGTGATAAAAACCTATCTTATTGAAAATGGCTTAATATCAAGCGCTAAAACTCCAGAAGTGGTTGATGAACTGGAAGATGACGAATTGCCTGATGATATTTATGAAGAAGTAGAAAATCTATCAGAGCAAGGGGAAGAGTTATTTGATAACAAGCAAATAGATGCAGCTATAAAAACATGGCAGCAAGCATTGAATTTATTACCAAAGCCGCAGCAAAAATGGGCGGCAAGCCTATGGCTTTATGCTGCATTGGGTGATGCCTATCAAAGTAAAGGCGATTATCAGGAGGCGCTATCTTATTTTGAACGCGGCTATCAGTCAGCGGAGGGCTATTTAAATCCCTATATCCTTTATTCAATAGGTACAAACCTATATGATTTAAACCGCAGGGATGAAGCAACCGATTATTTGCTACGCGCTTATATGTTAGAAGGTGATGAAATTTTTGATGAAGATGGTGAAATTTATTTAAACTATCTGAAGGAACAAAAGCTTATAAAGTGA
- a CDS encoding FUSC family protein, translating into MIGLEHLNRRLKLAWSQARANWVDAALAGIAAGISWYISQHWLGHSHPIFASMSALICIAPGLTNHGKQAIYVLIGVLTGVFVGEMTLLLPPMAIELRITIVAFLGLLIGSAYAVVPAIIIQAGVSSVMVLAMGAEVAGFTRVIDVMVGTGIGLLFSQVLFTPDPIKALRASVERFFRELANNYTLAANALDENNVAAAVSALKSCSRTHIALVALTGAIDVARDSARWTLRGRIASKQVTALSVRYDQAAIRLYAVTLLFSEALVNALRKQAEPPPEWLSDTIRAVADNCRVFSGEGGHYTDFSKPDRSIRSEVPISWRNCVNDIEMTENTIARFYKSRTRKARLQAHKRKQILDAVRAEIEQSKKEKLNSLQGNVEK; encoded by the coding sequence ATGATTGGACTTGAACATTTAAATCGCCGTTTAAAGCTGGCTTGGTCGCAGGCGCGCGCCAATTGGGTAGACGCTGCGCTTGCTGGTATTGCTGCGGGTATATCTTGGTATATTTCACAGCATTGGCTTGGGCACTCTCATCCTATTTTTGCGTCAATGTCGGCACTTATTTGTATTGCACCAGGGCTTACCAACCATGGCAAACAAGCCATTTATGTATTGATTGGTGTTCTAACCGGCGTTTTTGTTGGTGAAATGACGCTTTTATTACCGCCAATGGCAATTGAATTGCGCATTACTATTGTCGCCTTTTTGGGATTGCTTATTGGTTCTGCCTATGCAGTTGTTCCTGCGATTATTATCCAAGCGGGTGTTTCTTCGGTTATGGTCCTCGCAATGGGTGCGGAAGTCGCAGGTTTTACGCGCGTCATTGATGTGATGGTTGGAACTGGGATTGGTTTATTATTTAGCCAAGTGCTTTTTACGCCCGACCCAATTAAAGCCCTTCGCGCATCGGTTGAACGCTTTTTTCGAGAGCTTGCCAATAATTATACCTTAGCTGCCAATGCATTAGATGAAAATAATGTTGCGGCAGCCGTAAGCGCATTAAAAAGCTGTTCACGCACCCATATTGCTTTGGTTGCGTTAACCGGTGCTATTGATGTCGCACGCGATAGTGCACGCTGGACATTGCGTGGCCGTATTGCATCAAAACAAGTTACCGCTTTATCGGTGCGCTATGACCAAGCGGCGATCCGTCTTTATGCGGTAACATTGTTATTTTCTGAAGCTCTTGTCAATGCACTGCGCAAACAAGCAGAACCACCACCAGAATGGCTAAGTGACACTATTCGAGCTGTTGCTGATAATTGTCGGGTATTTTCCGGCGAAGGCGGACATTATACCGATTTTTCAAAGCCTGATCGCTCGATCCGCAGTGAAGTGCCAATTTCTTGGCGTAATTGCGTTAACGATATTGAAATGACCGAAAACACAATTGCACGCTTTTATAAAAGCCGCACACGAAAAGCGCGATTGCAAGCCCATAAGCGCAAGCAAATCCTTGATGCTGTTCGTGCTGAAATAGAACAAAGTAAAAAAGAAAAATTGAATAGCCTACAAGGGAATGTAGAAAAATAG